A single genomic interval of Mucilaginibacter boryungensis harbors:
- a CDS encoding LuxR C-terminal-related transcriptional regulator, which yields MRQYLSLGILILAKNYMETIRFDQVKKSWQQIAKHDLSDVPPDFELEIYKKLLNTFHVGSYYYFIFNLAKTEVEFVSDSVTDVLGIQPSDFTPLFVFNNLHALDRDRFAANEQNLTTFFSQVAPEKVFKYKISYDYRLMRRDGKYIWVHQQMMALQSMDDGAIIRTMGVHTDITHLKTEPKPIGMSILGIDGEPSFFNVTPGTYSFLLPTEAEKFTRREKEIYRLVVNGYTTASIAEKLFISVQTVNTHRKNILQKSGCVNWIEFTSKALLNGW from the coding sequence TTGAGGCAATACCTATCTTTAGGTATTTTAATATTGGCTAAGAATTATATGGAGACTATCAGGTTCGATCAAGTAAAAAAGTCGTGGCAACAAATAGCTAAGCACGATCTTAGTGATGTGCCGCCCGATTTTGAACTGGAAATTTACAAGAAACTGCTTAACACATTCCATGTAGGTTCCTATTATTACTTCATATTTAACCTGGCAAAAACCGAAGTAGAATTTGTTAGCGATTCTGTAACCGATGTGCTCGGTATCCAACCCAGCGACTTTACGCCTTTGTTTGTATTCAACAACCTTCATGCTCTCGATAGAGATCGTTTTGCTGCCAACGAGCAAAATCTGACTACTTTTTTCAGTCAGGTTGCGCCAGAAAAAGTTTTTAAGTATAAGATAAGTTATGATTACCGGCTAATGCGCAGGGACGGTAAATACATTTGGGTACATCAGCAAATGATGGCGCTGCAGAGTATGGATGACGGCGCTATCATCAGGACAATGGGGGTACATACCGATATAACCCATTTAAAAACAGAGCCAAAGCCTATTGGCATGTCCATATTAGGAATAGATGGCGAACCCTCATTTTTTAATGTTACCCCGGGTACATATTCTTTCCTGTTACCCACAGAAGCTGAAAAGTTTACACGCCGTGAAAAAGAAATTTACCGCTTGGTAGTGAATGGTTACACTACCGCTTCTATCGCAGAAAAACTTTTTATATCTGTACAAACCGTTAATACACATCGTAAAAATATCCTGCAAAAATCCGGTTGTGTTAATTGGATCGAGTTCACATCAAAAGCGCTATTAAATGGCTGGTGA
- a CDS encoding ion channel → MAILHRKKFNPEDDLGFGSQPVMKSQPLLNRDGSVNVRRKGLSIFNTADNYHNLIRMGWGKFWLLVLSGYLVVNIIFAFIYMSLGTDNLYGADGSTGLDHFFNAFFFSAQTMSTVGYGHISPKGMAANSVAALESMLGLLAFALATGLLYGRFSRPSAKISYSKNILVAPYQGDGKGLMFRLANMRKNILIGLSIEVIFSYNEDVDGKPVRRFFPLELERKQVSILTISWTIVHPLDDNSPLRDMTPEELKRTEASFSVLLKAFDDTFSQTVHSRAAYYFSDIVWNAKFKPTFDRDDDGTIVLDLSKLHDHVTIAQ, encoded by the coding sequence ATGGCTATATTACATCGTAAAAAGTTCAATCCTGAAGACGACCTGGGTTTCGGCTCGCAACCGGTGATGAAAAGCCAGCCATTACTTAATCGCGATGGCTCTGTAAACGTACGCCGCAAAGGGCTAAGTATATTCAACACCGCCGATAATTATCACAACCTTATCCGTATGGGCTGGGGTAAATTTTGGCTGCTGGTATTATCGGGCTACCTGGTGGTGAATATCATTTTCGCTTTTATTTATATGTCATTGGGGACTGACAACCTTTATGGCGCCGATGGCAGTACCGGGCTCGATCATTTTTTCAACGCCTTTTTCTTTTCGGCGCAAACAATGTCTACAGTAGGCTATGGCCATATCAGTCCTAAAGGAATGGCAGCCAACAGCGTGGCCGCGCTGGAGTCGATGCTGGGCTTGCTGGCCTTTGCCCTGGCTACAGGTTTGTTATACGGGCGCTTTTCAAGGCCATCGGCTAAAATCAGTTATAGTAAAAATATATTGGTTGCTCCCTATCAGGGTGATGGTAAGGGCCTGATGTTTCGCCTGGCAAATATGCGGAAGAACATTTTGATAGGGTTAAGTATAGAGGTTATTTTCTCGTACAATGAAGATGTTGACGGGAAGCCGGTCAGGCGTTTTTTTCCATTGGAACTGGAACGCAAACAGGTAAGCATTCTTACCATTAGCTGGACTATTGTGCATCCGCTGGACGATAACAGCCCGCTGCGCGATATGACCCCTGAAGAATTGAAAAGAACTGAAGCCAGTTTCAGCGTTTTGCTAAAAGCGTTCGATGATACTTTTTCGCAAACCGTACACTCACGTGCAGCCTATTATTTTAGCGATATTGTTTGGAATGCCAAATTCAAACCCACCTTTGACAGGGATGATGATGGTACCATTGTGCTCGATCTGTCGAAACTGCACGATCACGTTACCATTGCGCAATAA
- the trpD gene encoding anthranilate phosphoribosyltransferase gives MKSILNHLFEHKTFSHEQSKEILTNIALGKYNNSQMAAFMTAYCMRSITVDELEGFRDAMLDLCLPVKLAADEIIDLCGTGGDGKDTFNISTLASFVVAGAGYKVAKHGNYGVSSGCGSSNVMEFLGYQFTNDTDMLSRNMDKANICFLHAPLFHPAMKTVAPIRRELSVKTFFNMLGPLVNPARPNNQMAGVYNLELARLYAYLYQKSDVKYTILNALDGYDEVSLTCDFKTFSNDGEKINTIDALGFEKLNPAEIVGGHSVSDSAKIFSDVLHGDGTDAQNNVVLCNAAIAIRTIKPNTTFADCFYEAEEALLNKNALKSFEKLINRN, from the coding sequence ATGAAAAGCATTTTAAACCACTTATTCGAACATAAAACATTCAGCCACGAGCAATCGAAGGAGATACTGACCAATATTGCATTGGGTAAATATAACAATTCGCAAATGGCAGCATTTATGACGGCTTACTGCATGCGTAGCATCACGGTTGATGAACTGGAAGGCTTTCGCGACGCCATGCTTGACCTTTGCCTGCCCGTTAAACTGGCTGCTGATGAAATAATAGACCTGTGCGGCACAGGCGGCGATGGTAAGGATACTTTTAATATTTCAACATTGGCTTCATTCGTGGTAGCCGGTGCCGGGTACAAGGTAGCTAAACATGGTAATTATGGTGTATCGTCTGGTTGCGGTTCATCAAACGTGATGGAGTTTTTGGGATATCAGTTTACTAATGATACTGATATGCTAAGCCGTAATATGGATAAGGCAAATATCTGTTTCCTGCATGCGCCCTTGTTTCACCCGGCAATGAAAACCGTTGCGCCAATACGCCGTGAACTGAGTGTGAAAACGTTTTTTAATATGCTTGGCCCGCTGGTGAACCCTGCAAGGCCAAACAACCAGATGGCAGGGGTTTATAATTTGGAACTGGCCAGGTTATATGCCTACCTGTACCAAAAATCGGATGTGAAATACACGATACTGAATGCATTGGATGGTTATGACGAAGTATCATTAACCTGCGACTTTAAAACTTTCAGTAACGACGGTGAAAAAATAAATACCATAGATGCTTTGGGGTTTGAAAAACTAAACCCTGCAGAGATAGTAGGGGGGCATAGTGTGAGCGATTCGGCCAAGATATTCAGCGATGTACTGCATGGCGACGGTACTGATGCGCAGAATAACGTGGTGCTATGCAACGCGGCAATTGCCATACGCACAATAAAACCAAACACCACATTTGCCGATTGTTTTTATGAAGCTGAAGAGGCGCTATTAAACAAGAATGCATTAAAGAGTTTTGAAAAATTGATCAATAGAAACTAA
- a CDS encoding phosphoribosylanthranilate isomerase → MKIKVCGLREAGNIEAVAALKPDFMGFIWYAQSPRYVYRLPETVLRSLPANIIKTAVFVNEHIDIVRALIHQFDFNAVQLHGQESPEYCAELKQEVQVLKAFGLDEYFDFEQLKAYVGKVDYFLFDTKTEKHGGSGRIFNWDVLNEYDLDVPFFLSGGLSLDNLAEIKNIKHPALYGVDLNSRFETAPGIKSIEKLKQAFALLKSQ, encoded by the coding sequence ATGAAAATAAAAGTTTGTGGCTTACGCGAGGCCGGGAATATTGAAGCAGTAGCAGCGTTGAAGCCTGATTTTATGGGTTTTATATGGTATGCGCAATCACCGCGCTATGTTTACCGCTTGCCCGAAACTGTGTTGCGTAGTTTACCTGCCAATATTATTAAAACCGCAGTGTTTGTGAACGAGCACATTGATATTGTGAGGGCTTTGATACATCAGTTTGATTTTAACGCCGTACAACTGCATGGACAGGAAAGCCCGGAATATTGTGCCGAGTTAAAACAGGAGGTGCAAGTACTAAAGGCCTTCGGCTTAGATGAATACTTTGATTTTGAGCAGTTGAAGGCTTATGTTGGGAAGGTTGATTACTTTCTGTTTGATACCAAAACCGAAAAGCACGGCGGCTCGGGTAGGATATTTAATTGGGATGTATTGAACGAATATGATTTGGATGTCCCTTTCTTTTTGAGTGGCGGCTTAAGCCTGGATAACCTGGCCGAAATAAAAAATATTAAACATCCGGCCCTGTATGGGGTTGACCTGAATAGCCGGTTTGAAACTGCACCGGGAATAAAAAGCATTGAAAAATTGAAGCAGGCTTTTGCCTTATTAAAAAGTCAATAG
- the trpB gene encoding tryptophan synthase subunit beta produces the protein MKYGVNEQGYYGDFGGAYIPEMLFPNVEELRQQYLSIINDESFKAEFNQLLKDYVGRPSPLYHAKRYSEKYGANIFLKREDLNHTGSHKINNAIGQILLAERLGKKRIIAETGAGQHGVATATVCALKGIECVVYMGEIDIKRQAPNVARMKMLGATVVPATSGSKTLKDATNEAMRDWINNPVDTHYIIGSVVGPYPYPEMVAKFQSIISLETKKQLLEQTGNELPDYVLACVGGGSNAMGMFYHFLDDESVKLIAVEAAGKGVDSGHSAATTFLGKEGVLHGSRTILMQTEDGQVVEPYSISAGLDYPGIGPQHAHLYKIKRAQYVSITDEESLEAGLLLSQTEGIIPAIESAHAFAYLEKMQFKKDDNVVICLSGRGDKDLDTYIKYFGY, from the coding sequence ATGAAATACGGAGTTAACGAACAAGGCTACTATGGCGATTTTGGCGGAGCCTATATCCCCGAAATGCTATTCCCTAATGTGGAAGAGTTAAGGCAGCAATACCTTTCTATTATTAATGATGAAAGCTTTAAAGCCGAGTTTAACCAACTACTGAAAGATTATGTAGGCCGTCCTTCGCCACTATATCATGCTAAAAGGTATTCTGAAAAGTATGGCGCTAATATTTTCCTTAAACGCGAAGATCTGAACCATACGGGTTCGCACAAGATCAATAATGCTATTGGACAGATATTATTGGCCGAACGCTTAGGCAAAAAACGCATTATTGCCGAAACAGGCGCCGGCCAGCATGGGGTTGCTACCGCTACCGTTTGCGCCCTGAAAGGTATTGAATGTGTAGTTTACATGGGCGAGATAGATATTAAGCGCCAGGCGCCAAACGTTGCCCGTATGAAGATGCTGGGCGCCACCGTAGTTCCAGCAACATCGGGAAGCAAAACACTAAAGGATGCCACCAACGAAGCCATGCGCGACTGGATCAATAACCCGGTTGATACGCATTATATTATTGGTTCGGTAGTTGGGCCGTATCCTTATCCCGAAATGGTAGCCAAATTTCAATCTATTATATCCTTAGAGACCAAAAAGCAATTGCTGGAACAAACAGGGAACGAATTGCCGGATTATGTTTTAGCCTGTGTAGGCGGTGGCAGCAATGCTATGGGCATGTTCTATCATTTTTTGGATGATGAAAGCGTGAAGCTGATCGCTGTTGAAGCGGCTGGTAAAGGCGTAGATAGCGGCCATTCTGCAGCTACCACATTTTTGGGTAAAGAGGGGGTATTGCACGGCAGCCGCACCATACTAATGCAAACCGAGGACGGGCAGGTGGTTGAACCGTATTCCATCAGCGCGGGCTTGGATTATCCGGGCATTGGACCACAGCACGCGCATTTGTACAAAATTAAACGTGCCCAATATGTAAGCATTACCGATGAAGAATCGTTAGAGGCCGGTTTGCTGCTTTCACAAACCGAGGGTATTATCCCGGCCATTGAAAGTGCCCACGCTTTTGCTTACCTGGAGAAGATGCAATTTAAAAAAGACGATAACGTAGTGATATGCCTTTCGGGAAGAGGGGATAAGGATTTGGATACTTATATAAAATACTTTGGGTATTAG